In the Vigna radiata var. radiata cultivar VC1973A unplaced genomic scaffold, Vradiata_ver6 scaffold_297, whole genome shotgun sequence genome, one interval contains:
- the LOC106779042 gene encoding uncharacterized protein LOC106779042 isoform X1, with translation MPDSHSIAPPPPEETASASSQTPPPRPRQAERSRATSSRGDWSFGGGSAAAVRDETCSCFAVVFSFWLFVSMTMILGVYGSMTIVLGPTSSIVFQPSSLFVKSVKVENLMGKHGAWPILYGTYGYPALDVFSSWGETLNVSLPSGAEKEWKLYLNRGSAINISYHVSSRTSSVFLIVAQGTETFTRWLENPTEPNTTLSWNVIHGSGMITQEIFQSSSYYVALGNLDEDVKVTLNLSVISTLHNTTNAYYRCALINTPCALDIFFLDGSAAVLVTPAPQQNASNEWYIKLSYGPRWVTYIFGIGGLTMLVFWSFNLLNKLQSAHEGGAGHRSGGTEPQRAPLLSHKDDDLSSWGSSYDSLPQDEEDLDFLPGDPIGEKLSGDGQTSNSTRRLCAICFDAPRDCFFLPCGHCVACFACGTRIAEASGTCPVCRRNMKKVRKIFTV, from the exons ATGCCGGACTCTCACTCCATCGCCCCGCCACCGCCGGAAGAAACGGCGTCCGCCAGCTCTCAGACGCCGCCGCCCCGTCCACGCCAGGCGGAGCGTTCGCGCGCCACTTCCAGCAGAGGCGACTGGAGTTTCGGCGGTGGCTCCGCCGCCGCTGTCAGAGACGAAACTTGTTCCTGCTTCGCCGTGGTCTTCAGCTTTTGGTTATTCG TGTCGATGACTATGATACTGGGGGTTTATGGGTCGATGACGATCGTGCTTGGTCCAACATCTTCGATAGTTTTCCAACCAAGTTCCCTGTTCGTGAAATCTGTGAAG GTAGAAAATTTGATGGGAAAGCATGGAGCCTGGCCCATTCTTTATGGTACGTATGGGTATCCAGCACTTGATGTTTTTAGCAGTTGGGGTGAGACTCTTAATGTGTCTCTTCCCTCTGGCGCAGAAAAG GAATGGAAACTTTATCTAAACAGAGGGAGTGCAATAAATATTTCGTATCACGTTAGTTCTAGGACCTCTTCTGTTTTCCTTATAGTTGCGCAGG GGACGGAGACCTTCACTCGGTGGCTGGAGAACCCAACAGAACCTAACACAACTCTGTCATGGAATGTGATTCATG GAAGTGGTATGATTACCCAGGAAATATTCCAATCGTCGAGCTATTACGTAGCATTGGGTAATTTGGATGAGGATGTGAAG GTGACATTAAACCTCAGTGTAATATCCACTTTGCATAATACAACAAATGCTTACTACAGATGTGCTCTTATCAACACTCCATGCGCTTTAgatattttctttcttgatgGAAGTGCAGCTGTTTTAGTTACTCCTGCTCCACAACAG AATGCATCCAATGAATGGTATATCAAACTGTCCTATGGACCAAGATGGGTAACCTATATTTTTGGCATCG GAGGATTGACTATGCTTGTGTTTTGGTCATTCAACTTATTGAACAAACTTCAGTCTGCTCATGAAGGTGGAGCAGGACATAGAAGTGGGGGAACAGAACCTCAGAGAGCACCTCTGCTTTCTCACAAAGATGATGATCTTTCAAGTTGGGGTTCATCATATGATTCCTTGCCACAAGACGAGGAAGATCTTGACTTTCTTCCAGGAGACCCCATTGGTGAGAAGCTTTCTGGTGATGGTCAAACCAGTAACAGTACACGGCGTCTTTGTGCTATTTGCTTTGATGCTCCAAGGGACTGCTTCTTTCTTCCGTGTGGCCACTGTGTGGCATGTTTTGCTTGTGGAACCAG
- the LOC106779042 gene encoding uncharacterized protein LOC106779042 isoform X2, with protein MPDSHSIAPPPPEETASASSQTPPPRPRQAERSRATSSRGDWSFGGGSAAAVRDETCSCFAVVFSFWLFVSMTMILGVYGSMTIVLGPTSSIVFQPSSLFVKSVKVENLMGKHGAWPILYGTYGYPALDVFSSWGETLNVSLPSGAEKEWKLYLNRGSAINISYHVSSRTSSVFLIVAQGTETFTRWLENPTEPNTTLSWNVIHGSGMITQEIFQSSSYYVALGNLDEDVKVTLNLSVISTLHNTTNAYYRCALINTPCALDIFFLDGSAAVLVTPAPQQNASNEWYIKLSYGPRWVTYIFGIGGAGHRSGGTEPQRAPLLSHKDDDLSSWGSSYDSLPQDEEDLDFLPGDPIGEKLSGDGQTSNSTRRLCAICFDAPRDCFFLPCGHCVACFACGTRIAEASGTCPVCRRNMKKVRKIFTV; from the exons ATGCCGGACTCTCACTCCATCGCCCCGCCACCGCCGGAAGAAACGGCGTCCGCCAGCTCTCAGACGCCGCCGCCCCGTCCACGCCAGGCGGAGCGTTCGCGCGCCACTTCCAGCAGAGGCGACTGGAGTTTCGGCGGTGGCTCCGCCGCCGCTGTCAGAGACGAAACTTGTTCCTGCTTCGCCGTGGTCTTCAGCTTTTGGTTATTCG TGTCGATGACTATGATACTGGGGGTTTATGGGTCGATGACGATCGTGCTTGGTCCAACATCTTCGATAGTTTTCCAACCAAGTTCCCTGTTCGTGAAATCTGTGAAG GTAGAAAATTTGATGGGAAAGCATGGAGCCTGGCCCATTCTTTATGGTACGTATGGGTATCCAGCACTTGATGTTTTTAGCAGTTGGGGTGAGACTCTTAATGTGTCTCTTCCCTCTGGCGCAGAAAAG GAATGGAAACTTTATCTAAACAGAGGGAGTGCAATAAATATTTCGTATCACGTTAGTTCTAGGACCTCTTCTGTTTTCCTTATAGTTGCGCAGG GGACGGAGACCTTCACTCGGTGGCTGGAGAACCCAACAGAACCTAACACAACTCTGTCATGGAATGTGATTCATG GAAGTGGTATGATTACCCAGGAAATATTCCAATCGTCGAGCTATTACGTAGCATTGGGTAATTTGGATGAGGATGTGAAG GTGACATTAAACCTCAGTGTAATATCCACTTTGCATAATACAACAAATGCTTACTACAGATGTGCTCTTATCAACACTCCATGCGCTTTAgatattttctttcttgatgGAAGTGCAGCTGTTTTAGTTACTCCTGCTCCACAACAG AATGCATCCAATGAATGGTATATCAAACTGTCCTATGGACCAAGATGGGTAACCTATATTTTTGGCATCG GTGGAGCAGGACATAGAAGTGGGGGAACAGAACCTCAGAGAGCACCTCTGCTTTCTCACAAAGATGATGATCTTTCAAGTTGGGGTTCATCATATGATTCCTTGCCACAAGACGAGGAAGATCTTGACTTTCTTCCAGGAGACCCCATTGGTGAGAAGCTTTCTGGTGATGGTCAAACCAGTAACAGTACACGGCGTCTTTGTGCTATTTGCTTTGATGCTCCAAGGGACTGCTTCTTTCTTCCGTGTGGCCACTGTGTGGCATGTTTTGCTTGTGGAACCAG
- the LOC106779042 gene encoding uncharacterized protein LOC106779042 isoform X3 yields the protein MPDSHSIAPPPPEETASASSQTPPPRPRQAERSRATSSRGDWSFGGGSAAAVRDETCSCFAVVFSFWLFVSMTMILGVYGSMTIVLGPTSSIVFQPSSLFVKSVKVENLMGKHGAWPILYGTYGYPALDVFSSWGETLNVSLPSGAEKEWKLYLNRGSAINISYHVSSRTSSVFLIVAQGTETFTRWLENPTEPNTTLSWNVIHGSGMITQEIFQSSSYYVALGNLDEDVKVTLNLSVISTLHNTTNAYYRCALINTPCALDIFFLDGSAAVLVTPAPQQNASNEWYIKLSYGPRWVTYIFGIGGLTMLVFWSFNLLNKLQSAHEGGAGHRSGGTEPQRAPLLSHKDDDLSSWGSSYDSLPQDEEDLDFLPGDPIGEKLSGDGQTSNSTRRLCAICFDAPRDCFFLPCGHCVACFACGTS from the exons ATGCCGGACTCTCACTCCATCGCCCCGCCACCGCCGGAAGAAACGGCGTCCGCCAGCTCTCAGACGCCGCCGCCCCGTCCACGCCAGGCGGAGCGTTCGCGCGCCACTTCCAGCAGAGGCGACTGGAGTTTCGGCGGTGGCTCCGCCGCCGCTGTCAGAGACGAAACTTGTTCCTGCTTCGCCGTGGTCTTCAGCTTTTGGTTATTCG TGTCGATGACTATGATACTGGGGGTTTATGGGTCGATGACGATCGTGCTTGGTCCAACATCTTCGATAGTTTTCCAACCAAGTTCCCTGTTCGTGAAATCTGTGAAG GTAGAAAATTTGATGGGAAAGCATGGAGCCTGGCCCATTCTTTATGGTACGTATGGGTATCCAGCACTTGATGTTTTTAGCAGTTGGGGTGAGACTCTTAATGTGTCTCTTCCCTCTGGCGCAGAAAAG GAATGGAAACTTTATCTAAACAGAGGGAGTGCAATAAATATTTCGTATCACGTTAGTTCTAGGACCTCTTCTGTTTTCCTTATAGTTGCGCAGG GGACGGAGACCTTCACTCGGTGGCTGGAGAACCCAACAGAACCTAACACAACTCTGTCATGGAATGTGATTCATG GAAGTGGTATGATTACCCAGGAAATATTCCAATCGTCGAGCTATTACGTAGCATTGGGTAATTTGGATGAGGATGTGAAG GTGACATTAAACCTCAGTGTAATATCCACTTTGCATAATACAACAAATGCTTACTACAGATGTGCTCTTATCAACACTCCATGCGCTTTAgatattttctttcttgatgGAAGTGCAGCTGTTTTAGTTACTCCTGCTCCACAACAG AATGCATCCAATGAATGGTATATCAAACTGTCCTATGGACCAAGATGGGTAACCTATATTTTTGGCATCG GAGGATTGACTATGCTTGTGTTTTGGTCATTCAACTTATTGAACAAACTTCAGTCTGCTCATGAAGGTGGAGCAGGACATAGAAGTGGGGGAACAGAACCTCAGAGAGCACCTCTGCTTTCTCACAAAGATGATGATCTTTCAAGTTGGGGTTCATCATATGATTCCTTGCCACAAGACGAGGAAGATCTTGACTTTCTTCCAGGAGACCCCATTGGTGAGAAGCTTTCTGGTGATGGTCAAACCAGTAACAGTACACGGCGTCTTTGTGCTATTTGCTTTGATGCTCCAAGGGACTGCTTCTTTCTTCCGTGTGGCCACTGTGTGGCATGTTTTGCTTGTGGAACCAG